The Gemmatimonadota bacterium DNA window AGATGGCCTACGCCGAACTGCACGTCACGCCGGTGCTCTGGCCCGACTTCAGCCGCAACACGCTCTACGCCGCCTTGCTCGACTTTCAGGGACGCGATCGTCGCTTTGGACGCGTGAGCAGCTGAGCATGGCGATGGACGCCAATCTCGTCAAACGTATCGCCTTTGCCGCCGTCGCCATCCCGGTGGCCGTCGGCCTCGTCTGGCTCGGCGGCTGGCCGCTTGCCGCGCTCGTGGCGCTGATCGGCGCGCTGGGGACGCGGGAGCTCTTCGACATCGCCGCGAAGCAGGGCGTGCAGGCCTTCCGGACGACCGGCATGGCCGCGGCCGCGGTCGGGCCGCTGCTGGTGTACCATGCCGTCGTCGATGCGCCAGGGCGTGCGCTGCTCGATGCCAACTGGGTCTTCCTTGCGGCGGGCTTCCTCCTCCTGCTCCTGATTCTTGCGCTGCAGCAGCGCGCGCCGACGGAGCATCCCCTGGCCGCCGTGGCTGTCACCACCTTCGCGGTGTGCTACGCCGGACTGCTGCCCGCCTTTCTGCTCGGCATTCGTCACGGCACGTGGCCGATGCGGTCGTGGGCCGGCACGGCACTGGTCTTCTTCCCGCTCGTCGTCACCTGGGTCTGCGACACCGCGGCGATGTTCGGCGGACGCGCCTTTGGCGGACCGAAGCTCGCGCCGACAATTTCGCCGGGGAAGACCCGGTCGGGCGGGATCGCGGGTGTGGTGGGCGGGGTACTGATCGCGCCGGTGTTCGCACTATGGCTGCTGCCGAAGGCCGGCATCGAGGTCGCGGTCCTGCCGGCGGTCGCCATGGCCGCCGCGCTGTCGGTGATCGGCCAACTGGGCGACCTGGCCGAGTCGCTCTTCAAGCGCGAAGCCGGCGTGAAGGACTCCTCGGCGCTGATTCCCGGGCACGGTGGCGTGCTCGATCGCTTTGACTCCCTCTACGTGATCCTTCCGACGACCGCCCTCTGCTATCGCCTGATGGGTCTGCTATGACCTCGCCCGCCGCCCCGCGCGGCGTGGCGCTGCTCGGGTCGACCGGTTCGATCGGCGAGAGCACCCTCCGCGTCCTGAAACGGCACCCCGATGCCTTCCGTCTGGTGGCGCTGGTGACCGGTTCGAACGTCTCCGGGTTGGCAGCGCAGGCCACGGAGTGGACGCCGGGTTTCGTGGGTGTGGTGAATGGGCGCGAAGCGCACCAGTGGGCCAGCGGGCCGCAATGCCTGGTCGACGCGGCCACGCACCCCGATGTCGACATCGTCGTCAACGCGGTGGTGGGCGCCGCCGGGCTCGAGGCCACGTTGGCCGCCCTGCACGCCGGCAAGCGCGTGGCGCTGGCCAACAAGGAGACGCTGGTGATGGCGGGCCCGCTGGTGGCCGCCGCGGCGCGCGCGGGCGGTGGCGAATTGGTGCCGGTCGACTCGGAGCACAGTGCCGTCCTGCAGTGCATCGTAGCCCAGGGCGCCGCGCCATCGCGGATCATCCTCACGGCGTCGGGCGGACCGTTCCGGACCTGGGAGCTCGACGCGATCGCGCGCGCGACGGTCGACCAGGCGCTGAATCACCCGACCTGGCGCATGGGTGCCAAGATCACGGTCGACTCCGCGACGCTGGCGAACAAGGCCCTTGAGTTGATCGAGGCGCACTTCCTCTTCGGGTTGGGGTACGATGACCTCGAGGCCGTGGTGCACCCGCAGAGCATCATTCACGCATTTGTCGAGTTCCCGGACGGGAGCGTGCTGGCGCAAGTCGGCTTCCCGTCGATGGAGGTTCCGATCCTGTACGCCCTGACCCACCCGACCCGACTCGCCGACAGCGGCGTGCGGCGTTTTGATCCCGTCGCCGCCGGCCCGCTGACTTTCG harbors:
- a CDS encoding phosphatidate cytidylyltransferase; the protein is MDANLVKRIAFAAVAIPVAVGLVWLGGWPLAALVALIGALGTRELFDIAAKQGVQAFRTTGMAAAAVGPLLVYHAVVDAPGRALLDANWVFLAAGFLLLLLILALQQRAPTEHPLAAVAVTTFAVCYAGLLPAFLLGIRHGTWPMRSWAGTALVFFPLVVTWVCDTAAMFGGRAFGGPKLAPTISPGKTRSGGIAGVVGGVLIAPVFALWLLPKAGIEVAVLPAVAMAAALSVIGQLGDLAESLFKREAGVKDSSALIPGHGGVLDRFDSLYVILPTTALCYRLMGLL
- a CDS encoding 1-deoxy-D-xylulose-5-phosphate reductoisomerase, which encodes MTSPAAPRGVALLGSTGSIGESTLRVLKRHPDAFRLVALVTGSNVSGLAAQATEWTPGFVGVVNGREAHQWASGPQCLVDAATHPDVDIVVNAVVGAAGLEATLAALHAGKRVALANKETLVMAGPLVAAAARAGGGELVPVDSEHSAVLQCIVAQGAAPSRIILTASGGPFRTWELDAIARATVDQALNHPTWRMGAKITVDSATLANKALELIEAHFLFGLGYDDLEAVVHPQSIIHAFVEFPDGSVLAQVGFPSMEVPILYALTHPTRLADSGVRRFDPVAAGPLTFEPVRRDAFRAFDLGVAAGRAGGTAPTVFNAANEIAVAAFLDRRITFGGIADVIARTLDAHQVQPASSVEVVQGADLDARRIAAAGIA